In the Pan paniscus chromosome 19, NHGRI_mPanPan1-v2.0_pri, whole genome shotgun sequence genome, ggccCACAGGAAGCCGCAGCTCGGGGGGGCAGTGGGATGGCTGAGGCCAGGGCCCAGGTCGCTCACCTGCCCTTGGTGCCGATGCAGCAGGGGCGGCCCTTGATCTCGCAGTCCATGTGCAGGAAGCCTGTGTGGTTGCTCCTGGCCTGCTCTGTGCAGATCTGCCAGGAGGGGGCACCGGCAGGGAAGTGGGCTGTGCAGCAGGCAGGTCCCCCATCCCTGACCTTCCCAGACCACTCCCCGCCGGGGACACTCACCGGCCACTTAGTGATGTCATCGGGCCAGATGTGGGCACCGCTGGAGGCTGGCTCCTCGCAGGTCCTGGAGACAGGGTTCAGATTGGGCTGTGGCACACCCAGCCTGCCACGTCCACCTACCCACATCCCTGTGGGTGGCTCAGATGGCATGGCTATGCCTGACCCTGAGGCCCAGCAGAGGCTCCGGGCCCTACCTGGGGTCCTGGTGGCAGACAGCCCCCGAAGTCCGCTTCTGGCCCAGATCAGACTTGTCCATGGGGGGCCCAGTGTCATCCTGCCACTTGACAAAAGTGGCCAAAGTCTCCTGGAGGGCAGAAGAAGGCTGGTGGGTCATGCCGGGGCCAGGTCACCCCCACTGGAGTGGGCAAGGACAGAGGCTTTTCCCATCTCCCCAGGGCTCAGTCTCATCTACGGGGGTCTGGGAAGGGTGGGGCGGGGAGGAAGGAACGTGGTCACTGCCCTTGAAGGACAGGGCAAGTGGAGCTAGTCCGGGACCAGGGTCTGGCAGGGGTAGGAGGGAGGGCCTGCCCTCACCGAGCAGTCCTTCCGCTGGGTCTGGATGCATCCGGAGTGGTCATTCTGGACACAGCAGCCTGAGTCCCGCTCCAGGTCTCGCTCCCGCAGCACCAGCTGCTCGATCTGCCGGTCCTTCCGGATGCAGGGTGAGAACTTGGCCCCCAGGTGGATCAGGTCAAtctggggaagggaaagggaggggagagagtgaGTTTGAGCCCCAGACCTGGGAGGGGTCCATCACTCCACCTCTGCCCCGCAGAGTCTCCCCTGATGAGGGGCCTGCAGGTGGGTGAGGAGCCCACCTGCCCAGCTGGGAGTGACAGGGCACAGGGACTCCTGGCTCAGATGATGTTCCCCAGCCTGGGCCCTCACCGAGCTGGGGCCAACCCAGAAGTTCTCCTGCTGGATGTACTTCACGCTCTCGTATACACCTTTGTTCCGCAGCACCTGTCGTGGAGGTAGCGCAGAGGAGGGCATCAGAACAGTGTGGGCCCTGGGCATGGGGGGCTGGGGCAGCTGTCCCCAGGATAGAGCCTCCAGCAAGGGGCGAGGCTATGGTGAGCACCACCCTGCTGGGGCCAGATTGTTGCGGTGGGAGGGATTAGGTACCCATGACGCTGAGGCCTCCTAGGGGAGGCTGGGACCCCCAGCATGGAGCCTGACCCGACTCACCAGCTGGGTGGTGACGTGCTGGGCAAAGCCCACGGGTGCGATGCCATACGTGCAAATCACCAGCAGCGTGATGATGACATGGACGAAGGTCAGCCAGTAGGTGAAGTAGGGCCTGTGCAGAGACACCTTGGGTCAGCTGAGCCGAGGTCCTATCCCAACCCCCAGTCCCGGCCACAGGGCCACCCTGGCCTGGTCACGTGGCTCGCCTGGGCTCCCTGCTCTGCCCCGTCAACTCATCTCAAACCAGAGGAACTTTTAAGATGAGCCTCCAAGCATCTCTCTCCTAGCTTAAAACCCTTTGATAGCTTTCCACTGGCCTTGGGACAAATTCCAGAATCACCCCCTCTTGCTGGCTGCAAAGCTTTGCCTGACCGACCACCTCTCTGGCCTCTTTGCCTGCATTTCCTGGGATGTACTTTGCCCTtccagccccagggcctttgcacatgatATCACAGCTTGTCCTGACtgcacccctccccaccagcTTTCACTCTCCCTTTCTATCCTCCTCCGGGACACCCACCACACCTATCAttgcttgttcttttcttttctttttttttttttttttgagacagagtctcgctctgtcacctaggctggaatgcagttgtgtgatctcagctcactgcaaccttcacccccaggttcaagcgattctcctgcctcagcctccctcgtagctgggattacaagcacccaccatacctgcctaattttgtgtgtctttttagtagagaccagttttcactgtgttggccaggctggtctcgaactcctgacctcaggtgatctgcccacctaggcctcccaaagtgctgggattacaggtgtgagccaccgggcctggccattgcttgttattttctttttcttttctttcttttttttttttttttgagatggaatttcgctcttgttgcccaggctggagtacaatggtgcgatcctggctcactgcaacctctgcctcccaggttcaagtgattctcctgcctcaagcctcctgagtagctgggattacaggcatgcaccaccacgcccgactgattttttgtatttttagtagagatggggtttcaccatgttggccaggctggtcttgaactcctgacctcaggtgatccgcctgcctcagcctcagaaagtgctggaattacaggcgtgagccaccgcgccctgcctgctTGTTATTTTCTAATTTGGGCCCAGTGTTTATTGGGCTGCTGCAAATCAGATGCCCTGTTCTTCCCCAAGGGCTCTGCATAGCCTCTCCCAGAgtcccctccctcccagccccagctTCTTCTTTTAAagtagaggtagggtctcactatgttgcccaggctggtctcaaactcctaggctcaagcaatccttctgactcagcctcccaaagtgctataattacaagtgtgagccacggcgcccagccctggccccagctTCTAACTGTCCTCTGACCGACCCTGCCCTCCCTGCTCCACCCTCTGGGGGTTCCATTTTAGGGCCTGCAGGCAGTGACACTCAATGAACATTTGTTGACTGACTGCTGTCTGGGAGCAAGGCTGGGGACCAGGTTCAGAAAGCATGGGTGGAAGAGAGGCAGCAAGCACCCCTGGCCCTTCCCAGGTCATGTGCACAACCCTTGGGACAGGGTGCGCCTTCGAGCTTGTCACTACACTCCTGATCCGCAGAAGATGCTCATGAAACACTTGCTGAATGAGTAAGGGGGTGCTTCAGGAGGGCCCAGAGGAATTTGGAACCTTCCAGgctctcctgggggctccagggcgACACCTCACCGGTGGCTGTCGAAGCTCTCCAGCTGCCGCTGCACAGTGCTGCTGATGCTGCGGCGGTAGCTGCGGTTCAGCCAGTTGCCCACCACGCCGAGGCCGTAGTGCCGCTTCTTCCGATCAAAGGCAAAGTGCTTCACCTTGGAGGCGATGCGCTTGCCGCGCCGGGGCCCGGGGACTGGGGCTCGGCCATACTCCTTCCTGGTGGGGATGGTGGCTTTCAGCCTGAATCCCCCACCAAAATACTCCCAGACCCCACCAGGGTGCTCAGAAGGGGCTTGGGGGCCAGGGTGAGGTCTGGGGATGCCCCCAGGCTGGTGGCTGGCCTGGAGGAGGGACTCTGCCCCAGCACTCACAGAGGGATTTGCACCCCATCGGGGGAGACAGGGGAGGCTGAGTGTGGGATCCCTCGGAAGTAGCTGGCAGAGAGTGGGGGGGACTCAAAGACATCATCAGGCATGGAGCTCATTTCTTCCTGGGGTGGGGGACACGAAAATACAGTGTAAGGAGTCTGTCCCAAACACTGCCCCCCGGAACCTCAATTCAAGGGCAGGACACAGCTGAACAGACGGGCTCTTCACAATGAATTGGGAAGCCACATGCCCGTCAGCCCCAGTGGTGACTTTCCCGGGTGGCACTGTGCCCCACCGCAGGTCTTCACCCTACCCAACAGAAAGATGGGGGCCCAGCAGCTCCACATAGGACCATGCCACATCCCAGCAGTGGGCCTCTGGGTCCCTCAGGGGTTCCTGAACATGATCAATGCCAAGGtcacctcacccagctcccaggcCACCCCACCCAACTCCTGCTGTCCCACACCCCATGCTTGCCTTACTAAAAAACGAGGAGTCAAACGTGTCTGCCCCATCGACCAcatcctcctccaggaagctcggGAAGGCAAAGCTGCGCTTGACCACCCGGCACCGCTGTCCGGTGGCATCCAGCACCGAGCGCCCCTGTGCACGGGCAGAGGCACAGCCATCAGGACCAGAGCCTGGCCACCTAGGCCCCCAGCCCCAACACCGAAGGAATCATCAAGCCCATCCGCCTGCAGGCAGCGCCTTGGGAGGAGGGATCCTGCCCAAAGTGTGGAGATTCTGCAAGCTGAACGGGCAAGAGGAGCTCCTGAGACTGGAAGGCCAGGAAATGAGGCACCAGCTTCCGTTGGCACACCACTCTTGGCACAGTTTGGAGTCACCTTTCCCTTGGTCCCTGCTGCCCCTCTGCCTTGGGCTGCTGGTACCCTAACACTCAAAGCAACCCACATTCTATACCCTCACTCCCGAGGCTTGGGCCATGTCTCCCTGTCCCTGTTTCTTGGCACGGAATACCAGATCCCTGCCCACctttctgacctcatctcctgccACAGCTCCTATAACCACCCCTCACTAAAACCACATCAAACCGCCTGCTGCTCCCTCAAAGCACTGTACTTCCTCTGGGCTCCTGGCCCTTGCATAGGCCATTCCCTCTGCTGAGAATGCTGTTCCCTTCCTTCCCTAGTGAACGTCTCCTTGTGTCTTCTGGGCTTAACTCAATGTCTTCCCTGATACCAGCCGCTCTCCTAAACTGACCACCCTGAATGGTGACCCTCACCCTGGGCTGCGAGCTCAGCCAGGATGGCGATGGCTCTGCACGCGGTGCCCAGCACGTAATAGGGACTCGGAAAACCCGGGTGGATGAGGAGCAAGTATGCATCTCACTTCCCACTTCCCCAGCTTAAGAGTCAGTGCAGAGACCAGGTTCCAAAACTTGGCAGGGGGTCACACGAGATTTAAGACAGAAGGATGGACGCCTGGGTGCTGGGCTTCGGGGTCCCTCTTTGCCCAGGGATCCCAGCACATCCACTGTCCTTGGCACCGTAGGCAGATGCCCAGGTGAGCTTTAGGGGATGCTACTATGAGGAGTGGAAGGGAGGGGCAAGGAAGGGAGGCCGGGCAGAGGTGGGGGCCCTGCAGGAGGGAGCCCCGCACCTTGAGGAGGGCAGCGGCAGCTTGCAAGCTCATGTGGGCCACAGACATTCTCTTGCGGCGTGGCAGGTGGGAGTAGCCAGAACGGACACTGGTGAAGGAGGTGAGGGACAGGACTCCGGGGGTCAGCGGTGGGTGCGGGGCGTGGGGCCTGTCCATCTCCTCCGGGTGGCGGAAGGCCCGGCCCCGGGCCAGCGGATCCACAATCTGGAAGGGAGGGGGGCGGTAAGCAGAGCCATTAGggtccccacccctgcctcctttCCCCATGGATCCCACCTTGGGCATCTTGCAGGGCTTTGGGGACTCAGTGCCCTGGAAGGACAGTGCCTCCTGGCTAGGGAGCTCCAGGTCACGCTGGCACGAGGCCTTCAGGCGGCCGTAGCGCACGCTGCAGTGGTGCAGGCTGCGGCGCTGCCAGTGCTGCCGCTGCCCCTCCCAGTCGCCGCTGACTCCAAACCACTGGGCTGCGCCCCTGCGGAAGCAGACAAGGGACAGGTGGGCATATGCTTGTCTACGCCTGTGCACCTGAGTGTGTGGAAGGGGTGATGGCACGTGTGTGCCCGCGTGCctgcagggaggtggggggcggaTCTGCCTGTGAGGCCCCTGGCTGGAGCCCAGTGACCAGATGAGCAGAAGCAGGGGATGACGGGAGCGTGAGGAGCCAGGCTAGGGCCCCAGGCACCCCCACACTGATCCACCCAGCTCCTCGAAGCCCCCCAGCCTCCACACCGTGATATTCCGCAAAGCACATACCCGTTTCCCCATCTATACCATGATAATAGGCCACAGGGAGACATTGCTCATTAATGCCGGCCTCCTCCTTCCAGAGAGGGGACGCAGGGACCAGGCCCAGTCATGTCCAGGCCCCGAGAATCCACACGTTGCTGGGTGGGGGGTGCTGGGCTTGGGTGTAGGGGGGCTCACTTGCGGATGCTCTGGGACAGTGAGGCCTGGCGGCGGAAGCCGGGGCGCTTCTCTGAACTCTCCTGCCATCGGCTGCGTGGCTCCTGGAGGCTGACGCTCTTCAAGTAGGCTGGGTTCTTCCTcttggggaggaaggagggagggcaggCGGTGGTGTGCGCAGCCCAGGTCCTGGGCTGGCTTTTCTTTAGCCTCCTATTCTGAAAACCCTGAGAACAAACCTCAACCCTGATTTATGCCCCAATTTGCTttcatttggaaatatatatatataatgtgtgtgtgtgtgtgtgtgtgtgtttgtatatgtatatatatatatatatatatatattttttttttttttttgagatggagtctcactgtattgtccaggctggagtgcagtggtgtggtctcgacTCACTgacacctctacctcccaggttcaagcgattcttctgcctcagcctcctgagtagctgggactataggcatgtgccaccacacctggctaatttttgtatttttagtagagacggggtttcaccatgttgggcaggctggtctcgaattcctgcctgacctcaagtgatctggccgcctaggcctcccaaagtgctgggattacaggcatgagctaccatgcccggcctatatatatattttttgggacagagtcttgctctgttgcccaggttggagggcagtggcaccatcatagctcactggagcctcaacctcccaggctcaagcaagcctTCTACCTCAGtgtcctaagtagctgggattacaggcatgtgccaccacacccagctcttttttaattttttttgcagagacagagtcttgctatgttgtctagtctggtctcaaactcctgggctcaagtgatctggctgcctcagcctcccaaagtgatgagattacaggcatgaggcgaccgcgcccagcctcattctGAATTTAAAATCGCCATTGTCTAACTTTTCTCCGTCAAGGCCAGCGTGTGTTTT is a window encoding:
- the RHBDF2 gene encoding inactive rhomboid protein 2 — encoded protein: MASADKNGGSVSSVSSSRLQSRKPPNLSITIPPPEKETQAPGEQDSMLPERKNPAYLKSVSLQEPRSRWQESSEKRPGFRRQASLSQSIRKGAAQWFGVSGDWEGQRQHWQRRSLHHCSVRYGRLKASCQRDLELPSQEALSFQGTESPKPCKMPKIVDPLARGRAFRHPEEMDRPHAPHPPLTPGVLSLTSFTSVRSGYSHLPRRKRMSVAHMSLQAAAALLKGRSVLDATGQRCRVVKRSFAFPSFLEEDVVDGADTFDSSFFSKEEMSSMPDDVFESPPLSASYFRGIPHSASPVSPDGVQIPLKEYGRAPVPGPRRGKRIASKVKHFAFDRKKRHYGLGVVGNWLNRSYRRSISSTVQRQLESFDSHRPYFTYWLTFVHVIITLLVICTYGIAPVGFAQHVTTQLVLRNKGVYESVKYIQQENFWVGPSSIDLIHLGAKFSPCIRKDRQIEQLVLRERDLERDSGCCVQNDHSGCIQTQRKDCSETLATFVKWQDDTGPPMDKSDLGQKRTSGAVCHQDPRTCEEPASSGAHIWPDDITKWPICTEQARSNHTGFLHMDCEIKGRPCCIGTKGSCEITTREYCEFMHGYFHEEATLCSQVHCLDKVCGLLPFLNPEVPDQFYRLWLSLFLHAGVVHCLVSVVFQMTILRDLEKLAGWHRIAIIFILSGITGNLASAIFLPYRAEVGPAGSQFGLLACLFVELFQSWPLLERPWKAFLNLSAIVLFLFICGLLPWIDNIAHIFGFLSGLLLAFAFLPYITFGTSDKYRKRALILVSLLAFAGLFAALVLWLYIYPINWPWIEHLTCFPFTSRFCEKYELDQVLH